Proteins encoded within one genomic window of Paraglaciecola psychrophila 170:
- a CDS encoding zinc ribbon domain-containing protein YjdM: MSDLPQCPRCDSTFTYEDRDMYVCPECAHEWPQSGEVNEDEKIIKDSNGNVLTDGDTITVIKDLKVKGSSLVVKVGTKVKNIRLVDGDHDIDCKIDGIGAMKLKSEFVKKV; the protein is encoded by the coding sequence ATGAGCGATCTACCCCAATGCCCACGATGCGACTCAACTTTCACCTATGAAGATAGAGATATGTATGTGTGTCCAGAATGTGCTCATGAATGGCCACAATCTGGTGAAGTTAATGAAGACGAAAAAATAATCAAAGACTCAAACGGTAATGTACTAACTGATGGCGATACTATTACTGTTATCAAAGATCTCAAAGTAAAAGGGTCTTCTTTGGTTGTGAAAGTAGGCACGAAAGTGAAGAATATTCGTTTGGTTGATGGCGATCACGACATCGATTGTAAAATCGACGGCATTGGTGCGATGAAGCTCAAGTCAGAATTTGTAAAGAAAGTATAG
- the xylB gene encoding xylulokinase, with amino-acid sequence MYLGVDLSTLGIRVIITNPHGHIIDSESTELAVSRPQALWSEQNPTDWWVTFCQVMDELASRPYLSQVKAIGLSGQMHGATLLDKNAEVIRPAILWNDGRSKAECVALEQAVPNSRETTGNIMMPGFTAPKLLWVKHHEADNFARIDKVLLPKDYLRFLLTGDFASDMSDSAGTLWLNTQKRDWNINLLAACGLTSNHMPRLFEGNQITGVLQADLASRWGLTEVPVIAGAGDNAAGAIGVGLVEPGQGMISLGTSGVYFVVTDQFSQQAELAVHSFCHALPHRWHLMSVMLSAASCLEWFAKQVVKEDIGQLLEQLESYPVNLKTTPYFLPYLSGERTPHNDPLAQGAFIGLTHDTSKLDMLHGVLEGVCFAFADGVDALHQSGTKATEITIIGGGAQSAYWRQLMADVLKTKITFRKGGEVGPALGAARLAQLAMEPHLSTEQICPQPETLQIHTPNSASQQIFEQRLAVYRQSYSQLRTIFNEEIL; translated from the coding sequence ATGTATTTAGGTGTTGATTTAAGCACATTAGGGATCAGGGTGATTATTACCAATCCTCATGGACATATCATTGATTCAGAATCAACAGAATTGGCGGTGTCTCGCCCACAAGCATTATGGTCTGAACAAAACCCAACAGATTGGTGGGTAACATTTTGTCAAGTAATGGATGAATTAGCCAGTCGCCCCTATCTGTCACAAGTCAAGGCAATAGGGTTATCGGGGCAAATGCATGGTGCCACTTTACTTGACAAAAACGCCGAAGTAATTCGTCCAGCAATACTCTGGAACGACGGCCGCAGCAAAGCGGAATGTGTAGCACTTGAACAAGCCGTGCCTAATAGCCGCGAAACTACTGGCAATATTATGATGCCAGGTTTTACCGCACCTAAACTGCTGTGGGTCAAACATCACGAAGCCGATAATTTTGCTCGAATAGACAAAGTATTATTACCCAAAGATTACTTGAGATTCTTATTAACCGGCGACTTCGCTTCAGATATGTCAGATTCGGCGGGTACACTTTGGCTCAATACACAAAAACGAGACTGGAATATAAATTTACTCGCGGCATGTGGTCTGACTTCAAATCATATGCCAAGGCTGTTTGAAGGCAATCAAATCACAGGAGTATTACAAGCAGATTTAGCCAGTCGTTGGGGGTTAACCGAAGTACCGGTAATCGCAGGGGCCGGTGATAATGCGGCAGGTGCTATTGGAGTAGGCTTAGTTGAGCCCGGTCAAGGCATGATCTCCCTTGGCACATCAGGTGTGTATTTTGTAGTGACCGACCAATTTAGCCAACAAGCCGAATTGGCAGTACACAGTTTTTGTCATGCCTTACCTCATCGCTGGCATTTAATGTCGGTTATGTTAAGTGCCGCAAGCTGCTTAGAGTGGTTTGCTAAACAAGTAGTAAAGGAAGATATTGGGCAATTACTTGAGCAACTTGAAAGCTATCCAGTCAACCTTAAAACAACGCCTTATTTTTTGCCTTATTTAAGTGGCGAACGTACCCCACACAATGATCCCCTCGCCCAAGGCGCTTTTATTGGTTTAACCCACGACACCAGCAAACTCGACATGTTACATGGGGTGCTTGAAGGTGTGTGTTTTGCCTTTGCTGACGGTGTCGATGCGCTACATCAATCAGGTACTAAAGCAACTGAGATAACCATTATTGGCGGCGGAGCACAAAGTGCCTATTGGCGACAGTTGATGGCGGATGTGCTAAAGACTAAAATCACCTTTAGGAAAGGGGGCGAAGTAGGCCCGGCACTTGGTGCTGCCCGCCTGGCCCAGTTGGCTATGGAACCACATTTATCTACCGAACAGATTTGCCCACAACCAGAAACTTTACAAATCCATACTCCAAATTCTGCATCTCAACAAATTTTTGAGCAACGACTTGCTGTTTATAGGCAATCCTACTCTCAATTACGCACTATTTTTAACGAGGAAATTTTATGA
- a CDS encoding ATP-binding protein, which produces MKKLVLSLVIVMFTAIIFLGWSLDTLFNNYQVQQHSDEFSAYRKIVASLATTLDSVDDAHAFVKAWQRANPQQLNLIPMSEFPLPAELKQGFNQGLSLVLESAERITVNHIMPSQQQVLVMSIPQQGLQQDNLSLQMLLTTAFYLGILLFVGIWLYPLIKRLRLLSTAAKTFGAGDFTWRIPVSGTSYVADIENEFNRMAQKIETLIQDNKLLGNAVSHDLRTPLARLRFGIEALSETNKPEKQHKYIQHLSQDISEMERLVEVLLNYARLEQSLIKVDKVPVDFNQLMDECVYGIDGDDGKQIKWQPMGKITIDGEQNFLAMLINNLLSNAQQYASHVIQVSIVQTTQYIELVVEDDGLGIAQDKQLELLQPFTRGHNDSQKPGFGMGLAIVARIADWHHAQVAISHSEELGGAKFTVTFSRLNS; this is translated from the coding sequence ATGAAGAAGCTCGTACTGTCTTTAGTCATTGTTATGTTCACCGCCATCATATTTTTAGGTTGGTCGCTTGATACCTTATTTAATAACTATCAAGTACAACAGCATTCCGATGAGTTCAGCGCCTATCGAAAAATTGTTGCTTCATTGGCCACCACCCTAGATTCAGTAGATGACGCCCACGCTTTTGTTAAGGCTTGGCAACGGGCCAATCCACAACAACTAAACCTTATTCCAATGTCAGAATTCCCTCTGCCAGCCGAATTAAAACAGGGTTTCAATCAAGGTCTGTCCTTGGTGCTGGAATCAGCCGAACGGATCACGGTGAACCACATCATGCCGTCACAACAACAAGTATTAGTGATGTCGATTCCACAGCAAGGCTTACAACAAGACAACCTAAGCTTACAAATGCTACTCACTACAGCGTTTTATTTGGGAATTTTATTATTTGTTGGTATCTGGCTTTATCCGCTGATCAAACGGTTACGGCTATTAAGCACAGCCGCCAAAACCTTTGGTGCTGGCGACTTTACTTGGCGTATTCCGGTTTCTGGGACTTCTTATGTGGCTGATATTGAAAATGAATTTAATCGTATGGCACAGAAGATAGAAACCCTCATTCAAGATAACAAATTATTAGGTAACGCCGTTTCCCACGATTTACGCACTCCTTTAGCCAGATTACGTTTTGGCATCGAAGCCTTAAGTGAAACCAACAAACCCGAGAAACAACACAAATACATTCAACATCTAAGTCAAGATATCTCCGAGATGGAAAGGCTGGTTGAAGTATTGCTCAATTATGCTCGACTAGAGCAGAGCTTGATAAAAGTAGATAAAGTACCAGTCGATTTCAATCAGTTAATGGATGAATGTGTATATGGCATAGATGGCGACGACGGCAAACAAATCAAATGGCAGCCAATGGGTAAAATCACTATTGATGGCGAACAAAATTTTCTCGCCATGTTGATCAACAATCTACTCAGCAACGCCCAGCAATATGCATCACACGTTATTCAAGTGAGTATTGTCCAAACAACACAATATATAGAGTTAGTAGTAGAGGACGATGGCCTAGGTATCGCCCAAGACAAACAACTAGAATTATTGCAACCTTTTACCCGTGGTCACAACGACTCACAAAAACCCGGTTTTGGTATGGGGTTAGCGATTGTCGCTAGAATAGCTGATTGGCATCACGCACAAGTTGCTATCAGTCACTCTGAAGAGTTAGGTGGCGCAAAATTTACCGTGACATTTTCTCGCCTAAACAGTTAA
- a CDS encoding response regulator, with translation MLVEDDMSLAEWFSDYLTEHGYLVTLVNRGDVAVELIKTDNPDLVVLDIMLPVKDGFDVCREVRGFYHGPILMMTARDQEMDEVLGLELGADDYVTKPIKPRAMLSRVKALLRRVNNQEQTSLESENCIQFGQFHLDANSRTTLLNGYKVPISSNEFDVLWYLAQSAGQVVNRNELVKAIRGIDYDGFDRSMDIIVSRLRKKLGDDANNPFRIKTIWGQGYLFVTDAWD, from the coding sequence ATGTTGGTCGAAGATGATATGTCACTAGCCGAATGGTTCAGCGACTATCTGACTGAACACGGCTATCTAGTCACCTTAGTAAACCGTGGCGATGTCGCAGTTGAATTAATCAAAACAGATAACCCAGACCTAGTAGTGTTAGACATTATGCTACCCGTCAAAGACGGCTTTGATGTATGCAGAGAAGTGCGTGGCTTTTATCATGGTCCTATCTTGATGATGACCGCCAGAGACCAGGAAATGGATGAGGTCTTAGGGTTAGAGCTTGGAGCAGATGACTATGTTACCAAACCGATAAAACCGAGGGCCATGCTGTCTAGAGTAAAAGCGCTTTTAAGACGCGTCAATAACCAAGAACAAACTTCGCTCGAGAGCGAAAACTGTATTCAATTTGGGCAGTTTCATCTAGACGCCAACTCACGTACCACTTTGCTAAATGGTTATAAAGTCCCTATTTCTAGCAACGAATTTGATGTGCTTTGGTATTTAGCTCAGTCAGCTGGGCAAGTGGTTAATCGCAACGAGTTAGTCAAAGCCATACGGGGGATAGATTATGACGGTTTTGACCGCAGTATGGATATCATTGTATCTCGTCTCCGTAAAAAATTAGGTGATGACGCCAACAACCCCTTCAGGATAAAAACAATCTGGGGCCAAGGTTATTTGTTCGTAACCGACGCTTGGGATTAG
- a CDS encoding DUF3019 domain-containing protein — protein MACLWASNTYAKDSRLKENELVVTPKRCVALRQGQVCYQQVTFRWYQPDVGNYCLVELSTSENIKCWSNVKTGEVDFDFQSDGSLTYGIRKIDERTTLSSTYITVSWVFKSSKRPKASWKLF, from the coding sequence ATGGCCTGCCTATGGGCCAGCAATACGTACGCTAAAGATAGTCGCCTCAAAGAAAATGAACTTGTCGTTACACCTAAACGTTGTGTCGCTTTACGCCAAGGGCAAGTTTGCTATCAACAAGTCACTTTTAGATGGTATCAGCCAGATGTTGGAAACTATTGCCTAGTCGAGCTATCGACCTCTGAAAATATAAAATGTTGGTCAAACGTCAAAACTGGCGAAGTTGACTTTGATTTTCAGTCTGATGGAAGTTTGACTTATGGAATACGGAAAATAGATGAACGGACTACTCTCTCCTCTACATATATCACAGTGTCGTGGGTGTTTAAATCGTCTAAACGCCCTAAAGCAAGTTGGAAATTATTTTGA